The following proteins are co-located in the Longimicrobium sp. genome:
- a CDS encoding helix-turn-helix domain-containing protein, with protein sequence MNNTGPAVRNRGVDRRVVRTRRALGDALMRLLQERSLESITVQDVLDAAGVGRATFYGHFRGKQDLLLSHFESVMAWMAARLQIDSPESRRVAPVAEIFAHVAHAREPIAAVAASGQLEALWDLGRSHMEAMIAGRLALLNPGESPQRMAIASHFCAGALTELLRWWLWRPDRPTPEEMDAIYHEMVWNGLPPST encoded by the coding sequence ATGAACAACACCGGCCCGGCTGTACGGAATCGTGGCGTGGACCGGCGCGTGGTGCGCACCCGCCGCGCGCTTGGCGACGCGCTGATGCGGCTCCTGCAGGAGCGCAGCCTGGAGTCGATCACGGTACAGGACGTCCTCGATGCGGCGGGGGTGGGCCGCGCCACGTTCTACGGGCACTTCCGCGGCAAGCAGGACCTTCTGCTGAGCCACTTCGAATCCGTGATGGCGTGGATGGCCGCGAGGCTCCAAATCGATTCGCCCGAGTCGCGGCGCGTGGCACCGGTGGCCGAGATCTTTGCGCACGTCGCCCACGCCCGCGAGCCGATTGCCGCAGTCGCCGCATCGGGCCAGCTCGAGGCGCTGTGGGATTTGGGACGCTCTCACATGGAGGCGATGATCGCGGGCCGGCTCGCGCTGCTCAACCCGGGCGAATCGCCGCAGCGGATGGCCATCGCGAGCCACTTCTGCGCGGGGGCGCTCACGGAGCTGCTCCGGTGGTGGCTCTGGCGCCCGGACCGGCCCACGCCGGAAGAGATGGACGCCATCTACCACGAGATGGTTTGGAACGGACTGCCTCCAAGCACATAA
- a CDS encoding ABC transporter ATP-binding protein: protein MIELHRLTKRYGDFHAVRDLSLRVPGGEVYALLGANGAGKTTALRCLATLLEPSSGTARIAGFDARTHPLEVRRRLGFLAASMGLYARLTARELLRYFADLHGVPAAEALARIEAVVEAFGLGEFADRLCGKLSTGQRQRVSIARAVVHDPPALVLDEPTLGLDVLSGESIYRFVEDARDRGCAVVFSTHQMSEVELLADRVGIIAGGRLVAEGTVDEVVAGSGEASLSRAFLRIVREAA, encoded by the coding sequence ATGATCGAGCTTCACCGGCTGACCAAGCGGTACGGCGACTTCCACGCGGTTCGCGACCTTTCGCTGCGCGTCCCAGGCGGCGAGGTGTACGCGCTGCTGGGCGCCAACGGGGCGGGGAAGACCACCGCGCTCCGCTGCCTGGCGACGCTGCTGGAGCCGTCGTCGGGGACGGCGCGCATCGCGGGGTTCGACGCGCGCACCCACCCGCTGGAGGTGCGGCGCAGACTCGGCTTCCTGGCGGCGTCGATGGGTCTGTACGCGCGCCTCACCGCCCGCGAGCTCCTGCGCTACTTCGCCGACCTGCACGGCGTGCCGGCGGCGGAGGCTCTGGCGCGCATCGAGGCGGTGGTGGAGGCGTTCGGGCTGGGGGAGTTCGCGGACCGGCTGTGCGGCAAGCTCTCCACCGGCCAGCGTCAGCGCGTCTCCATCGCCCGCGCCGTGGTGCACGACCCGCCCGCGCTGGTGCTGGACGAGCCCACGCTGGGGCTGGACGTGCTGAGCGGCGAGTCGATCTATCGCTTCGTGGAGGATGCGCGCGACCGGGGGTGCGCCGTCGTCTTCTCCACGCACCAGATGAGCGAGGTGGAGCTGCTGGCGGACCGCGTGGGGATCATCGCCGGGGGGCGGCTGGTGGCGGAGGGGACGGTGGACGAGGTGGTGGCGGGGAGCGGCGAGGCAAGCCTGTCGCGCGCCTTTCTGCGCATCGTGCGGGAGGCCGCGTGA